One window of the Terriglobales bacterium genome contains the following:
- the greA gene encoding transcription elongation factor GreA — MPEHIKRKLEDEIQTLEHELNHELPKELKKAIAMGDLSENAEYHMAKQRQEFVRARLGQLKKRMADLSLVNLANIPKDKVAFGSTVTVYDAAKDEKIEYKLVTSEESDVTKGLISTTSPIGRALLGKKEGDTTVVVTPNGKRELEVLKLSTIHDEA, encoded by the coding sequence ATGCCGGAGCACATCAAGAGGAAGCTGGAAGACGAGATCCAGACGCTGGAGCACGAGCTCAACCACGAGCTCCCCAAAGAGCTGAAGAAAGCCATCGCCATGGGGGACCTCAGCGAGAACGCCGAGTACCACATGGCCAAGCAGCGTCAGGAATTCGTGCGCGCCCGCCTGGGCCAGCTCAAGAAGCGCATGGCCGACCTGTCCCTGGTGAACCTGGCCAACATCCCCAAGGACAAGGTCGCCTTCGGTTCCACGGTCACGGTCTACGACGCCGCCAAGGACGAGAAGATCGAGTACAAACTGGTGACCAGCGAGGAATCCGACGTCACCAAAGGACTCATCTCCACCACCTCGCCCATCGGGCGGGCGCTGCTGGGGAAGAAAGAAGGCGATACCACGGTAGTGGTCACGCCCAACGGGAAGCGCGAACTCGAGGTCCTGAAACTGAGCACCATCCACGACGAGGCTTGA
- a CDS encoding CDP-alcohol phosphatidyltransferase family protein: MSWTGSFGRACRVLLYGIVHGLALTRINPNYLTFIGLVINIIAAVLFGYATGENTQRLFFYAGLVIIAAGIFDMVDGRVARATGQVTAFGGFFDSVIDRYSDVALFFGLLVYYARANRFFYVVLVAFVMTSSVMVSYARARAETLIGSCKVGFMERPERIVLVLIGALFNRMAPVLWVIAVISTFTVIHRISYTYRQSQLLKQAQTTLPTPDPALSQQ; encoded by the coding sequence ATGAGCTGGACGGGATCATTCGGACGGGCCTGCCGCGTGCTGCTCTACGGCATCGTGCACGGCCTCGCCCTCACCCGCATCAATCCCAATTACCTCACCTTCATCGGCCTGGTCATCAACATCATCGCCGCGGTGCTGTTCGGCTACGCCACCGGCGAGAACACCCAGCGCCTTTTCTTCTATGCCGGCCTGGTGATCATCGCCGCCGGCATCTTCGACATGGTGGACGGGCGGGTCGCCCGCGCCACCGGACAGGTGACCGCCTTCGGCGGCTTTTTCGATTCCGTCATCGACCGCTACAGTGACGTGGCCCTGTTCTTCGGACTGCTGGTGTACTACGCCCGCGCCAACCGCTTTTTCTATGTGGTGCTGGTGGCCTTCGTGATGACCAGCTCGGTCATGGTCAGCTACGCCCGGGCCCGCGCCGAAACGCTGATCGGGAGCTGCAAGGTGGGGTTCATGGAGCGCCCGGAGCGCATCGTGCTGGTGCTGATCGGGGCGCTGTTCAACCGTATGGCGCCGGTGCTGTGGGTGATCGCCGTGATCTCCACCTTCACCGTCATCCACCGCATCAGCTACACCTATCGCCAGTCCCAGCTCCTCAAGCAGGCCCAGACCACCTTGCCCACGCCTGA